One Primulina huaijiensis isolate GDHJ02 chromosome 8, ASM1229523v2, whole genome shotgun sequence genomic region harbors:
- the LOC140982449 gene encoding cytosolic sulfotransferase 12-like, giving the protein MFTNQQMSNETTSSLPKYLLQEHKLLQEFISSISNLPKEKGMVVPYLYQYQGFWYPPRLLQASILCQKHFQARNTDIFLVSTPKSGTTWLKAIIFSLVNRKKYPPKSRNHPLISANPHELVPFLEIKLYVDNQIPDIESFPTPRLFSTHIPYFSLPESVRDARACKIVYLCRNPKDVFVSLWHFTNRLRLKEMGTNSLAHVFDQFCNGVSIVGPFWDHVLEFWNQSKENPDRIFFLKFEDLKRDPQCFLRRLAGFLGCPFSAEEEGFGMAEEILKICSFENLSGLQINRNGKQSSGEENKAFFRRGEVGDWKNFLTDEMTHKIDEISEKKFGGSGLFF; this is encoded by the coding sequence atgttCACTAACCAACAAATGTCGAATGAAACCACTTCATCCCTTCCAAAATATTTACTACAAGAACACAAACTATTACAAGAATTCATATCCTCCATCTCGAATCTACCTAAAGAAAAAGGGATGGTTGTACCCTATCTCTACCAATACCAAGGTTTCTGGTATCCTCCTAGATTACTTCAAGCTTCAATCTTATGTCAAAAGCATTTTCAAGCTCGAAATACCGATATTTTTCTTGTTTCCACTCCAAAATCCGGTACAACGTGGTTGAAAGCAATCATATTTAGCTTAGTAAATCGAAAGAAATACCCACCAAAATCCAGAAATCACCCTTTGATCAGTGCTAATCCACATGAACTTGTCCCGTTCCTAGAAATCAAGCTCTACGTTGATAATCAAATCCCGGATATCGAGTCGTTCCCTACTCCACGCCTGTTTTCCACTCATATACCTTACTTTTCTCTGCCGGAATCAGTACGTGATGCCCGCGCATGCAAGATAGTGTATTTGTGCAGGAACCCGAAGGATGTTTTCGTGTCACTTTGGCATTTTACAAACAGATTGAGGTTGAAAGAAATGGGGACTAATTCTCTCGCACATGTGTTTGACCAGTTTTGCAATGGGGTGAGCATTGTTGGGCCCTTTTGGGATCATGTCCTGGAGTTTTGGAATCAAAGCAAGGAGAACCCAGACAGAATCTTTTTCTTGAAGTTCGAGGACTTGAAAAGAGATCCGCAGTGTTTTCTGCGTCGCTTGGCCGGGTTTCTTGGATGCCCATTTTCTGCAGAGGAAGAGGGATTCGGGATGGCGGAAGAGATCTTAAAAATATGCAGTTTTGAGAATTTGAGCGGTCTTCAAATTAATCGAAATGGGAAACAATCATCTGGTGAGGAAAATAAAGCATTTTTTCGTCGAGGCGAGGTTGGAGATTGGAAGAATTTTTTGACGGATGAAATGACCCATAAGATTGATGAAATTAGTGAAAAGAAATTTGGTGGGTCGGGTTTATTTTTCTAG